GGGTAAACCGGAAACCAAGCCAGCAAATGAGCAGAAGAACAATCAAATCTACAACATAGAAGTGCAGTGAAAGCAAGGTGCCGTGGAACAGTGCGAAATGCAGAAAACGGACGCCAGCTGACAGCAAAAACATGTAGATGACAATTTGCGACACTGGTTTCCAGGTGTTCGCGATTGCTCTTCCCGCCATCCAGGCGGCACCGCCACCGCAGAAAACGGTTACCAGCAAAAAGGTGCCGAAAGAAACTTCCCAAATCATTGATCTTTCCTCTCTTAATGCCGTCCGCCTTCAAGGTAGGCGGCCTGAACTTCCGGATTGGAGAGAAGTTCGTGGCCACCACCGGACATGGTGATGACGCCGTTGATCATGACGTAGCCACGATGGGCCAGACGCAGAGCGTGATAGGCATTTTGTTCAACGAGGAAAACGGTCAGACCCTGTTTCTCGTTCAGTTCCTTGACGACCTCGAAGATCTGCTTGACCACCAGAGGGGCAAGACCCAAAGACGGCTCGTCCAGCATCAGCAGCTTGGGGCGAGCCATGAGGGCGCGACCGATTGCCAGCATCTGCTGTTCGCCACCCGAGAGTGTGCCGCCGCGTTGGCCTTGACGCTTTTCGAGGATCGGGAAGAGGTCAAACACCATGCGAAGATCTTCGTCGAAATGCGCATAGTCGATAACCGCAGCCCCCATCTGGAGGTTTTCAAGCACGGTCATGCGACCAAAAATGCGGCGTCCTTCAGGGGACTGGGCGATGGATTTCTTGACGATCTGGTGCGTTGGCAGTGCCGTGATATTCTCACCGTCATAGATGATCTGTCCTTCGCGGGCTTTTGTTACGCCGCAAATGGTCATCATGGTGGTGGATTTGCCAGCACCGTTGGCGCCGATAACTGTCACAATTTCCCCACGGTTGACATCCAGATCAATACCGCGCAGAGCGACAATCTTGCCATAGTAGGTTTTAACGCCTCTGAGGCTCAGGAGGACATCACTCATGATTTGGCTCCCTCTGAAGTTGCTACATTTGCCTCAGCTTCAACGTCATCGATCTCGTCATCATCAACACCAAGATAGGCCGCGATAACGCGAGGATCGTTCTGTACAAAGTCCGCATCGCCATCGGAGATCTTTACGCCATAGTCGAGCACGACCACATGGTCCGAGATTTCCATCACCATGGACATGTCATGTTCGATGAGCAGAACCG
This window of the uncultured Cohaesibacter sp. genome carries:
- a CDS encoding DUF6867 family protein, producing MIWEVSFGTFLLVTVFCGGGAAWMAGRAIANTWKPVSQIVIYMFLLSAGVRFLHFALFHGTLLSLHFYVVDLIVLLLICWLGFRFTRTNQMVNQYHWLYEKVSPLTWKERKG
- a CDS encoding ABC transporter ATP-binding protein, giving the protein MSDVLLSLRGVKTYYGKIVALRGIDLDVNRGEIVTVIGANGAGKSTTMMTICGVTKAREGQIIYDGENITALPTHQIVKKSIAQSPEGRRIFGRMTVLENLQMGAAVIDYAHFDEDLRMVFDLFPILEKRQGQRGGTLSGGEQQMLAIGRALMARPKLLMLDEPSLGLAPLVVKQIFEVVKELNEKQGLTVFLVEQNAYHALRLAHRGYVMINGVITMSGGGHELLSNPEVQAAYLEGGRH